A single window of Poecilia reticulata strain Guanapo linkage group LG10, Guppy_female_1.0+MT, whole genome shotgun sequence DNA harbors:
- the jakmip1 gene encoding myosin-10 isoform X2, with product MQLSHKLDQTLHMLRQEVRTMSQEKEREEHAWTERLQRCQRQLKAKDEEMSRQAQYFESFKIKLQQKLNLARDREQSLQNRIYSLEKQLLDVTVSCATGMATITAVRITAGTVKHMNEPDKLPSMRGEGEGEEENXERKKQWQPNVGPLSKERTKVDESKIDSGTEGGRDKETKHTSKEARLQNFIISLQEDLKVLLEREEDGMTERRKLLEELQEAQENSHFLGCTVEEMKAELHQLRQSESSTMEEVEDLRKENQSLQEILRDAANSTPALSSLNPEATSTIPVVDLPRPLQEWYTGTDTLVRPLSPGMVLGQSSTGSLEGEVQSHTVPVSHLSAVQCIDHKGAAEHKRNNPEDHFPPSTRTTKLNPLNHFPQIGSKPIPGFQSLSFSTEFITEPKLGNMEEIPSAESDALSAAFHSLGFGDNSKALKEERDHLDDELGHXKAELQAMTQENAEIKLQLRRETEKQQSAKAQLSSEERIITPASCDVDHPLPLNSAGDDAVLDLAQSELIQALNQENRALADRIQELQAHIELREEEMKTEQTHLRERIRRLEEDGVRLEQENQEQVSLISELTRKTEDDLNTIMELRQKXEESKEKPQVKQHCRSLWQNEHRAEIPGCLQQEKQXECVDSLVENMLSEDKETQLSFSQETDSLTTASSSGCQENVQRDSLQNRSQNSLHVSSLTDEVAQLNNSIQSLKTEQKELTANISSLREEXKEVALSLQRQTEEKQQLTRSVWALKEQKDCIFQSLHGLKQEKEQLSRVVCSLKDEKDQYTRSNSGLKEEKEELNLLLSALQRDKDVIKESISSGEEERDRIIKSLQSLQTESEQLSQTVLHLNEQRDKITESLKSLTEQRDQKEIIRTLKEERDQJITSVSSLKDEKEKVEQSIICLKEEQRNIKQIILSLQEDRCSLQMQAEQINHELNLRNDYTTKRTGKGDDATGCETSNNRGKFVKNESGLMREIEALGDELKRSREEVEKNHAEIRTLRTELSQSEARREAIEKKSADQSMRLTESASQREDIVKENETLTLQSMCASGLTGDCGSCR from the exons ATGCAGCTCTCTCACAAACTGGACCAGACACTCCACATGCTCAGACAGGAAGTCAGGACGATG AGTCAAGAAAAGGAGCGAGAGGAGCATGCTTGGACGGAGAGGCTGCAGCGCTGCCAGAGGCAGCTAAAGGCCAAAGACGAGGAGATGAGTCGACAGGCCCAGTATTTTGAGAGCTTTAAAATCAAGCTCCAGCAGAAGCTCAACCTGGCCCGAGACAGAGAGCAGAGTCTGCAGAATCGCATCTACAGTTTAGAAAAGCAGCTACTGGATGTGACTGTTAGCTGTGCTACAGGAATGGCAACAATCACAGCTGTCAGAATCACAGCTGGGACTGTAAAACACATGAATGAACCAGACAAGTTACCGTCTATGAGAGGAGAGggggaaggagaggaggaaaacRAGGAGAGGAAGAAGCAGTGGCAGCCAAATGTGGGACCGTTGAGTAAAGAAAGGACAAAGGTTGATGAGAGTAAGATAGACTCAGGCACAGAGGGAGGACGGGacaaggaaacaaaacatactTCAAAAGAGGCCAGACTGCAAAACTTCATTATCAGCCTGCAGGAGGATCTCAAGGTACTGCtggagagagaggaggatggGATGACTGAGCGGAGGAAACtgttggaggagctgcaggaggccCAGGAGAACAGCCACTtcctgggctgcacagtggaggaGATGAAGGCAGAGCTGCATCAACTAAGGCAGTCAGAGAGCTCCACGATGGAGGAGGTGGAAGACCTGAGAAAAGAGAACCAGAGTCTCCAGGAGATTCTCAGGGATGCAGCTAACTCCACACCTGCGCTGTCATCTCTAAATCCTGAGGCAACGAGTACCATTCCTGTAGTGGACTTGCCACGTCCACTACAGGAATGGTACACTGGTACGGATACACTGGTCAGGCCTCTGTCACCGGGGATGGTGCTTGGACAATCTTCAACAGGAAGCCTAGAAGGAGAG GTGCAGTCGCATACAGTTCCTGTGTCACATCTGTCTGCAGTTCAATGCATTGACCATAAGGGTGCAGCAGAGCACAAACGAAACAACCCAGAGGATCATTTCCCACCATCTACGAGAACCACAAAACTAAATCCTCTCAACCATTTTCCCCAAATTGGTTCCAAACCCATCCCAGGTTTCCAGTCCCTTTCTTTCTCCACAGAGTTCATAACTGAACCTAAACTGGGAAATATGGAGGAAATTCCCAGTGCAGAATCCGATGCCCTGAGTGCAGCTTTCCACAGCTTGGGATTTGGTGACAATTCGAAAGCTCTTAAAGAAGAACGTGACCACCTGGATGATGAACTTGGGCATAYaaaagcagagctgcaggcgATGACTCAGGAGAATGCTGAAATAAAGCTACAACTCAGGAGAGAGactgaaaaacaacagagtGCAAAAGCTCAGTTGTCATCAGAAGAAAGg ATTATCACACCTGCCAGCTGTGATGTAGATCATCCTCTTCCATTAAATTCTGCTGGAGACGATGCAGTTCTTGACCTTGCACAAAGTGAGCTCATCCAAGCCCTGAATCAGGAAAACCGGGCCTTGGCAGATAGGATCCAAGAGCTGCAGGCTCACATTGAACTCAGAGAAGAGGAGATGAAAACGGAGCAAACACACCTGAGGGAGCGTATTCGTCGGCTGGAGGAGGACGGTGTCAGGTTGGAGCAGGAGAACCAAGAACAAGTCAGTTTGATCTCAGAACTCACCAGGAAGACTGAGGATGATCTGAATACCATTATGGAGCTTCGGCAAAAATTMGAAGAGAGCAAAGAGAAACCACAGGTTAAGCAGCACTGCAGATCTCTGTGGCAAAATGAACACCGGGCTGAAATACCGGGATGCCtccaacaggaaaaacaaaWAGAATGTGTGGACAGTTTAGTWGAAAATATGCTTAGTGAAGATAAAGAAACACAGTTGAGTTTCAGTCARGAAACTGACAGTTTGACCACAGCCTCCTCGTCTGGCTGTCAGGAAAACGTTCAGCGTGACTCATTACAAAACCGCTCACAGAACAGCCTGCATGTTAGTTCTTTGACAGATGAAGTAGCCCAGCTCAACAACTCAATCCAGAGCCTCAAAACGGAACAAAAAGAGCTGACAGCCAACATCAGTTCTCTAAGAGAAGAGCAKAAAGAAGTCGCTCTGTCACTCCAAAgacaaactgaagaaaaacagcagctaaCTCGCTCAGTATGGGCGCTGAAGGAGCAGAAAGATTGCATCTTTCAGTCTCTACATGGACTTAAACAAGAGAAAGAGCAGCTCAGCAGGGTCGTCTGCAGTCTGAAGGATGAAAAAGATCAGTACACGAGGTCCAACAGTGGCCttaaagaagagaaagaggaacTAAATCTGTTGTTATCTGCTCTTCAAAGAGACAAAGATGTGATAAAAGAATCTATTTCAAGTGGTGAAGAAGAGAGGGATCGGATCATAAAGTCTCTGCAGAGTTTACAGACAGAAAGCGAGCAGCTAAGCCAAACTGTTCTTCATTTGAATGAACAGCGAGACAAAATAACAGAGTCCCTTAAGAGTCTCACAGAACAGAGAGACCAGAAGGAAATAATTCGCACTTTAAAAGAGGAGCGTGACCAGMTAATAACGTCTGTCAGCAGTTTGAAAGACGAAAAGGAAAAGGTCGAGCAATCAATCATCTGTTTAAAGGAAGAGCAAAGAAACATAAAGCAAATAATCTTGAGTTTACAAGAGGAYAGGTGCAGCCTTCAAATGCAAGCAGAGCAGATCAATCATGAATTAAATCTAAGAAATGATTATACGACAAAGAGGACAGGGAAAGGAGATGATGCTACAGGATGTGAAACCAGTAACAACAGAGGAAAGTTTGTGAAG AATGAAAGTGGTCTGATGAGGGAGATTGAAGCTTTGGGAGATGAATTAAAGAGGTCAAGAGAAGAAGTGGAAAAGAATCATGCAGAG ATAAGGACGCTGCGTACTGAGCTGTCGCAGTCAGAAGCCAGGCGTGAAGcaatagaaaaaaagtcagctGATCAGAGCATGAGACTGACAGAATCAGCCAGTCAGAGGGAAGATATCGTGAAGGAAAATGAGACCCTTACACTGCAG AGCATGTGTGCGTCGGGTCTGACTGGTGACTGTGGCTCGTGCAGGTGA
- the jakmip1 gene encoding myosin-10 isoform X1 produces MQLSHKLDQTLHMLRQEVRTMSQEKEREEHAWTERLQRCQRQLKAKDEEMSRQAQYFESFKIKLQQKLNLARDREQSLQNRIYSLEKQLLDVTVSCATGMATITAVRITAGTVKHMNEPDKLPSMRGEGEGEEENXERKKQWQPNVGPLSKERTKVDESKIDSGTEGGRDKETKHTSKEARLQNFIISLQEDLKVLLEREEDGMTERRKLLEELQEAQENSHFLGCTVEEMKAELHQLRQSESSTMEEVEDLRKENQSLQEILRDAANSTPALSSLNPEATSTIPVVDLPRPLQEWYTGTDTLVRPLSPGMVLGQSSTGSLEGEVQSHTVPVSHLSAVQCIDHKGAAEHKRNNPEDHFPPSTRTTKLNPLNHFPQIGSKPIPGFQSLSFSTEFITEPKLGNMEEIPSAESDALSAAFHSLGFGDNSKALKEERDHLDDELGHXKAELQAMTQENAEIKLQLRRETEKQQSAKAQLSSEERIITPASCDVDHPLPLNSAGDDAVLDLAQSELIQALNQENRALADRIQELQAHIELREEEMKTEQTHLRERIRRLEEDGVRLEQENQEQVSLISELTRKTEDDLNTIMELRQKXEESKEKPQVKQHCRSLWQNEHRAEIPGCLQQEKQXECVDSLVENMLSEDKETQLSFSQETDSLTTASSSGCQENVQRDSLQNRSQNSLHVSSLTDEVAQLNNSIQSLKTEQKELTANISSLREEXKEVALSLQRQTEEKQQLTRSVWALKEQKDCIFQSLHGLKQEKEQLSRVVCSLKDEKDQYTRSNSGLKEEKEELNLLLSALQRDKDVIKESISSGEEERDRIIKSLQSLQTESEQLSQTVLHLNEQRDKITESLKSLTEQRDQKEIIRTLKEERDQJITSVSSLKDEKEKVEQSIICLKEEQRNIKQIILSLQEDRCSLQMQAEQINHELNLRNDYTTKRTGKGDDATGCETSNNRGKFVKNESGLMREIEALGDELKRSREEVEKNHAEIRTLRTELSQSEARREAIEKKSADQSMRLTESASQREDIVKENETLTLQVKELQAKLMVLLREKTDALSLKAQTDEHHHILSAQLKAKTVALEELNSEYITLKRGRGRRDDQTAALVSLRARYNDIRAKYDALLKRKSQTDLNAAPLKAKLSCLVVKCQERNILLAEMMKSMHRDGSLEPRLMQQAEHLLSDAALQDYAAAFSPESKIRRREHYSDFTQHFFSAFRGCNKGILPDPTCPVASNRLITHQNKVSAESGVQCGGSEKLSLIFASETSANLQDCWKVXPAAAETRKETPPGSASPAVPLKEIISTNSPQLSPVTASLDATIRPEKIDSLHLEVKDKHSPDAAEVXMHSHGPRSAPSRTRVSPSRRLGSPEKILNLQEELQKTLMDSVQAPESRGRGKHPQRNLSPSAPADLNSPKPTRRFPFSVKCTDSLPVSQFCFHTKHTPDVTTNSDTSKKSPTLFNAVKSRSTDAKLSPSMFTSCHPKADGSKRQELLICPDFSLKSVTHRKDSSVSSDDTKLFTHTKQIEKKFIPMFDLSDITQTVPLNTSCSQSAGFSPEKSHKAAAHSTAALENASRPRPELSPAEVCSVEVIKTVGQSSLLIGWERPPLDELGCSNDTFVYGYRVFVNKEFHKSVLSSACTKCILENINLREPVHIGVQTLGSNGLHSDSVYTLYFSSNRE; encoded by the exons ATGCAGCTCTCTCACAAACTGGACCAGACACTCCACATGCTCAGACAGGAAGTCAGGACGATG AGTCAAGAAAAGGAGCGAGAGGAGCATGCTTGGACGGAGAGGCTGCAGCGCTGCCAGAGGCAGCTAAAGGCCAAAGACGAGGAGATGAGTCGACAGGCCCAGTATTTTGAGAGCTTTAAAATCAAGCTCCAGCAGAAGCTCAACCTGGCCCGAGACAGAGAGCAGAGTCTGCAGAATCGCATCTACAGTTTAGAAAAGCAGCTACTGGATGTGACTGTTAGCTGTGCTACAGGAATGGCAACAATCACAGCTGTCAGAATCACAGCTGGGACTGTAAAACACATGAATGAACCAGACAAGTTACCGTCTATGAGAGGAGAGggggaaggagaggaggaaaacRAGGAGAGGAAGAAGCAGTGGCAGCCAAATGTGGGACCGTTGAGTAAAGAAAGGACAAAGGTTGATGAGAGTAAGATAGACTCAGGCACAGAGGGAGGACGGGacaaggaaacaaaacatactTCAAAAGAGGCCAGACTGCAAAACTTCATTATCAGCCTGCAGGAGGATCTCAAGGTACTGCtggagagagaggaggatggGATGACTGAGCGGAGGAAACtgttggaggagctgcaggaggccCAGGAGAACAGCCACTtcctgggctgcacagtggaggaGATGAAGGCAGAGCTGCATCAACTAAGGCAGTCAGAGAGCTCCACGATGGAGGAGGTGGAAGACCTGAGAAAAGAGAACCAGAGTCTCCAGGAGATTCTCAGGGATGCAGCTAACTCCACACCTGCGCTGTCATCTCTAAATCCTGAGGCAACGAGTACCATTCCTGTAGTGGACTTGCCACGTCCACTACAGGAATGGTACACTGGTACGGATACACTGGTCAGGCCTCTGTCACCGGGGATGGTGCTTGGACAATCTTCAACAGGAAGCCTAGAAGGAGAG GTGCAGTCGCATACAGTTCCTGTGTCACATCTGTCTGCAGTTCAATGCATTGACCATAAGGGTGCAGCAGAGCACAAACGAAACAACCCAGAGGATCATTTCCCACCATCTACGAGAACCACAAAACTAAATCCTCTCAACCATTTTCCCCAAATTGGTTCCAAACCCATCCCAGGTTTCCAGTCCCTTTCTTTCTCCACAGAGTTCATAACTGAACCTAAACTGGGAAATATGGAGGAAATTCCCAGTGCAGAATCCGATGCCCTGAGTGCAGCTTTCCACAGCTTGGGATTTGGTGACAATTCGAAAGCTCTTAAAGAAGAACGTGACCACCTGGATGATGAACTTGGGCATAYaaaagcagagctgcaggcgATGACTCAGGAGAATGCTGAAATAAAGCTACAACTCAGGAGAGAGactgaaaaacaacagagtGCAAAAGCTCAGTTGTCATCAGAAGAAAGg ATTATCACACCTGCCAGCTGTGATGTAGATCATCCTCTTCCATTAAATTCTGCTGGAGACGATGCAGTTCTTGACCTTGCACAAAGTGAGCTCATCCAAGCCCTGAATCAGGAAAACCGGGCCTTGGCAGATAGGATCCAAGAGCTGCAGGCTCACATTGAACTCAGAGAAGAGGAGATGAAAACGGAGCAAACACACCTGAGGGAGCGTATTCGTCGGCTGGAGGAGGACGGTGTCAGGTTGGAGCAGGAGAACCAAGAACAAGTCAGTTTGATCTCAGAACTCACCAGGAAGACTGAGGATGATCTGAATACCATTATGGAGCTTCGGCAAAAATTMGAAGAGAGCAAAGAGAAACCACAGGTTAAGCAGCACTGCAGATCTCTGTGGCAAAATGAACACCGGGCTGAAATACCGGGATGCCtccaacaggaaaaacaaaWAGAATGTGTGGACAGTTTAGTWGAAAATATGCTTAGTGAAGATAAAGAAACACAGTTGAGTTTCAGTCARGAAACTGACAGTTTGACCACAGCCTCCTCGTCTGGCTGTCAGGAAAACGTTCAGCGTGACTCATTACAAAACCGCTCACAGAACAGCCTGCATGTTAGTTCTTTGACAGATGAAGTAGCCCAGCTCAACAACTCAATCCAGAGCCTCAAAACGGAACAAAAAGAGCTGACAGCCAACATCAGTTCTCTAAGAGAAGAGCAKAAAGAAGTCGCTCTGTCACTCCAAAgacaaactgaagaaaaacagcagctaaCTCGCTCAGTATGGGCGCTGAAGGAGCAGAAAGATTGCATCTTTCAGTCTCTACATGGACTTAAACAAGAGAAAGAGCAGCTCAGCAGGGTCGTCTGCAGTCTGAAGGATGAAAAAGATCAGTACACGAGGTCCAACAGTGGCCttaaagaagagaaagaggaacTAAATCTGTTGTTATCTGCTCTTCAAAGAGACAAAGATGTGATAAAAGAATCTATTTCAAGTGGTGAAGAAGAGAGGGATCGGATCATAAAGTCTCTGCAGAGTTTACAGACAGAAAGCGAGCAGCTAAGCCAAACTGTTCTTCATTTGAATGAACAGCGAGACAAAATAACAGAGTCCCTTAAGAGTCTCACAGAACAGAGAGACCAGAAGGAAATAATTCGCACTTTAAAAGAGGAGCGTGACCAGMTAATAACGTCTGTCAGCAGTTTGAAAGACGAAAAGGAAAAGGTCGAGCAATCAATCATCTGTTTAAAGGAAGAGCAAAGAAACATAAAGCAAATAATCTTGAGTTTACAAGAGGAYAGGTGCAGCCTTCAAATGCAAGCAGAGCAGATCAATCATGAATTAAATCTAAGAAATGATTATACGACAAAGAGGACAGGGAAAGGAGATGATGCTACAGGATGTGAAACCAGTAACAACAGAGGAAAGTTTGTGAAG AATGAAAGTGGTCTGATGAGGGAGATTGAAGCTTTGGGAGATGAATTAAAGAGGTCAAGAGAAGAAGTGGAAAAGAATCATGCAGAG ATAAGGACGCTGCGTACTGAGCTGTCGCAGTCAGAAGCCAGGCGTGAAGcaatagaaaaaaagtcagctGATCAGAGCATGAGACTGACAGAATCAGCCAGTCAGAGGGAAGATATCGTGAAGGAAAATGAGACCCTTACACTGCAG GTGAAGGAGCTGCAGGCTAAACTGATGGTCCTGCTCAGAGAGAAGACTGATGCTTTGTCTCTGAAGGCACAAACAGACGAGCACCATCACATCCTTTCTGCTCAGCTCAAAGCTAAG ACCgtggctctggaggagctgaactCGGAGTACATCACTCTGAAACGAGGACGGGGCAGGAGGGACGATCAGACCGCTGCGCTCGTCTCCCTCAGAGCACGCTACAATGACATCAGAGCTAAG tATGATGCacttcttaaaagaaaaagccaaacTGATCTGAATGCAGCTCCCTTAAAG GCCAAACTGTCTTGCCTGGTGGTGAAGTGTCAGGAGAGAAACATCTTGTTAGCTGAGATGATGAAGTCCATGCACAGAGAYGGCAGTCTGGAGCCCAGGTTGATGCAGCAGGCCGAGCATCTGCTCAGTGACGCCGCTCTGCAGGACTACGCTGCTGCATTCTCACCAGAAAGCAAAATTCGWCGCAGAGAGCACTATAGTGATTtcacacaacattttttttcagcatttcgAGGCTGCAACAAGGGAATCCTGCCTGATCCAACCTGCCCAGTTGCATCAAACCGTTTGATTACGCATCAAAATAAAGTCTCAGCTGAATCTGGAGTTCAGTGTGGTGGAAGTGAAAAACTCTCTTTGATATTTGCCAGTGAAACTTCAGCAAATCTCCAGGACTGCTGGAAAGTTRcacctgcagcagcagaaacacgaAAGGAAACCCCCCCTGGGTCAGCGTCCCCTGCTGTCCCATTAAAGGAGATCATCTCCACAAACAGCCCCCAG TTGTCTCCTGTCACCGCATCGCTCGACGCAACCATTCGGCCAGAGAAAATCGACTCTCTTCATTTGGAGGTGAAAGACAAGCACTCCCCAGATGCAGCCGAGGTGSGGATGCACTCGCACGGTCCTCGTTCGGCGCCCTCACGCACACGAGTCAGTCCCAGCAGGAGACTCGGCAGTCCCGAGAAGATTCTCAACCTGCAAGAAGAACTGCAGAAGACACTGATGGACAGCGTTCAG GCACCAGAGAGCAGAGGACGAGGAAAGCATCCTCAGAGAAATCTCTCACCTTCAGCACCCGCAGACCTAAACTCACCCAAACCAACAAGACGTTTTcctttcagtgttaaatgtacAGACTCTCTGCCAGTCTCACAATTTTGTTTYCACACTAAACACACCCCAGACGTAACTACTAATTCTGACACTTCTAAGAAATCGCCAACACTATTTAATGCAGTCAAGTCTCGGTCTACTGATGCCAAATTAAGTCCAAGCATGTTCACTTCCTGCCACCCTAAAGCAGACGGATCTAAAAGACAAGAACTTCTAATATGTCCTGATTTTTCTCTCAAGTCTGTAACTCACAGAAAAGACAGCTCCGTCTCTAGTGATGACACCAAgttattcacacacacaaagcagatAGAAAAGAAATTCATCCCCATGTTTGATTTATCTGACATTACACAAACAGTTCCACTCAATACATCCTGCAGTCAGTCTGCTGGTTTCTCTCCCGAGAAATCCCACAAGGCTGCTGCACATTCCACTGCTGCATTGGAAAATGCTTCAAGACCCAGACCAG AACTTTCTCCAGCGGAGGTTTGCTCTGTTGAGGTTATTAAAACAGTGGGACAGAGCAGCCTTTTGATTGGCTGGGAGAGGCCTCCTCTTGACGAGCTCGGCTGCAGCAACGACACTTTTGTGTATGGCTACAGG GTGTTTGTCAACAAGGAATTCCACAAATCGGTCCTGAGCTCAGCGTGCACCAAG tgtATTCTGGAGAACATCAACTTGCGTGAACCTGTCCACATTGGTGTTCAGACTCTGGGCTCTAATGGACTCCACTCTGACAGCGTCTACACCCTTTATTTCAGCTCAAACAGAGAATAG